catccataaaaaaatattactttttattgtgaatatcgatagggttgacatgtctcacagataaagatttgtgagaccgtatcacaagaGAGCTGCTCAACTTCATATATCCTATGTTCTTACCGCtttcatttattttcatttgCATTATTAACTTGATTTATAATACTTGTTAGATCGATCGAAAAGGATTTTGCCATGAAACTCGAAGTTTTGGCCAAATCATTATAAAATACTAAAGAATCCTAAAACCTATTTCATGCTCCCGGATTAGGTTCTACCAGATTTTATGTTTCTGACTAATACCAAAGTGGATAGGATCACActcttttaattaaatttccaaAGAAACTCAGTTTCAATCTTACAAGGTGTGTTTATCATCAAAAATATCAAGGTACCGTAGACATGAACAGAAAGTAATATTTGGCATATGGCAGGTGGATATAAATTTAAACCTGAAACGATGTTGCCATGCCTTTCCTGATCCTGAACAGTTAGAACACCGTTCTATTTTAGGGGGCGACAAATGTTAGTTTCCACTACTCAGTGAGGAGACTGGTTCAACAAGCATAAGAGATACAAATCTTGAACAGGGAGCACATGCAAGATATCATGTACATCTGAAACGCTAAGTCCCACAAGCACCAAGATGTGTACCTGTTTTACACAGTTCAGGTCTAGACCTtagtttaatatgtaatttaacTTAGTTGGTCTTCAAATATGGAAATACTATTCACACACACCATTAGAAAAAAAAAGGTTGTTCATTATCGTGCTTGGATCATGAGGTGTGGATGTCAATGATGGACGTTCCatgtaggtatatatatatctataggGATCGGGAAAAGAACACAAGTTTGTTCCTGCCAAGAAAATTGGAATGTTGGATGGCACGAGTTTGTTCCTGCCAAAAATCCTATCGTTTGCATGTTTTTTCATATCCTCTCTAGTAGGATACTACTAGAACTACAGAACAATCAGGTAGATGTAAAAggtaataaataattaaaacacgGATAAGAAATTCAAAAGGGTGACTAGGTAGACATCAATTTTCATGGCATGTTTACCTGTACCAAGAAAGTACTTGCATCTCTTATGTTCCTGTTGCTTCACATTATTTATCTCCACCACAATCAAGGCAGATATCACTCCCATTGCTCCTCCCGAATGAAGCCACGATTGGATCAACATCAATACAAGTTCAAATTGTGTTAATGTGGAGACAGAGGAAAAATTTATAACATTCAAATGTATAAAGAAATTGTAAAACTTTGTTACACATGTCGACCTCTTTTCCCGGCCCGGCCTAAACAATTCTAAGTTTTGTAATAAATTTACAggcaaaatataaattattgtGCATATATCTTTTGAGGAATATTGGTCAAAAATATATTCGCTTGATTTAGCCTCTGTATTTTAGGtaaatatatatttgtgattAAGAATATCTTGAGGAGAACAACCGAGCCTTGGAGAACAAGGATCTTGGTCAACTTTTTGTAATATATATTCATCATTATTGTGAATGAAAGAGACAGAAAAACCGTGGAGAATTTGTCATGGTATCGGATCCTTGGAAGATTCTAGGGCAAACACATATTTGTACTGTATTTTAGCTTCCACGAGAGATCATGGCTAGCAGAGAGGGAGAAAAGAAAGGAGATGGTGACAAAAAGTTGGATATGACTTATCACCTTGGATCGAGTGACGGTCCGAGATACATCATTAACCCGATTCAATTACATGGTGAGAACTACGATGAATGGGCGAGGGCAATTCGAACCTCGTTGAAAGCGGAGAGGAAAtttggctttgtggaagggacgGTCCCAAAGCCAACAACAGAGGAGAAACTTGAGGATGGGATAACTGTGCATTCTATGTTAGTATCGTGGCTGACCAATACTATTGAGTCATCCGTTCGGTCTACACTTGGAGAATATGATGATTCACAACTTCTGTGGAACAATCTCAAAAACAGGTTTTGTGTGGTGAGCGGCACTCGTGTGTGCAAATTAAAAATGTCCTTGGGGGAGTGCGAACAAGGAAAAACCGAGACTGTGGCAATTTATTTTGGTCGTTTGTCAAAAATCTGGGACGAACTGATCACATATGTGAAAGTGCCGATTTGTAAGTGTGGAGGCTGCACGTGTAACATCATCACGCAGGTAGAAAAAATGAGAGAAGAGGACTATCTTCATCACTTTCTGATCGGCCTTGATGGATCATATGCTTCAATTCGAACAAATCTGCTTGGACAACTGGAACTTTATCTGGGCATAAGGCAGGGAATTCGCAGGGCTGGCAGGTACAACTGAAGCTGCGGCTCTTGCGGGTGTTTCAGCAACACAACTGCAGCAACTTCTTGATTTTTTGAACTCAGCTAAAACAAACGATCGTTATACATGGCAAGAACAGTGATTTTAGTTGGATTATCGATACAGGAGCCTCGAACCATGTGACTTATGACTTTTCTATTTTGAGAAATGTGAGAAAGGTGAAACACTGCCCGGTGGTATTGCCGGATAGAAATACGGTACAAGCAAATCAATAGGGGAGTGTCATGTTGCCAGGAGGATTGAAGCTTGACAATGTGCTTTATGTCCCACAGTTAACATGCAATTTAATTTATGTGTCTCAATTAATCGATGCATCAAATTGTGCTGTACAATTCACTAATAATATTTGTGTTATAGAGGGCCAACCGATGAGGAAGGTGATTGGAGCGGGTGAAAGATTGgatggattttatttttttcgtgGTGTTCCTCAAGTGAAGGCCTTGACAGTGGATGGTGATTCTTCGTTCGAGTTATGACATCAACGAATGGGGCATCCATCTGAGAAAATATTGAAGATGATTCCGGCTGTGAGTCATTATTGTAAGAATAATAATAAAGCTTGTGATGTGTGTCCGCGTGCAAAACAACCTTGATCTAGTTTTCCAATTAGTACGAATAAAGCTGGTAGAATTTTTGAACTTGTTCATTTGGATTTGTGGGGAGCATACATGATTCCCTCTTCATGTGGGACTACCTATTTTTTGTCAAtagtagatgatttttcaagaggAGTTTGGGTATATTTACTATCAATAAAATGGAAGTGGAGTCTGTGTTTCTTAATTTTGTTGCTATGGTTGAACGTCAATTTGAACAAGTGATAAAACATGTGAGAAATGACAATGGGACCGAATTTAGTTGTTTGCGTGATTATTTTCAAGATAATGGGATTATTTTTTAGACTTCTTGTGTTGGGACTCCACAACAGAATGAGAGGGTTTAGAGAAAACACCAACACATTTTAAATGTGGCTAGAGAATGGAGATTTCCAGGGAACTTACCACTCAAATTTTCGGGAGAATGTGTGTTGGCAGCATGTTACTTGATTAATAGGACACCCTCAACTTTAGTTAAGACTAAATCGCCATATGAAATGTTGTTTGGGAAAGTGCCCTCTTACGATGCTATTCGTTTATTTGGTTGTCTTTGTTATGCTCATAATCAATGACACAAAGGCGATAAATTTGCAAGTAGAAGCTGTAAATTTATCTTTGTTGGCTATCTTTTTGGAAAGAAAGGTTGGAAGTTGTATGATTTAGAAATGCACGAGTACTTTGTATCGAGGGATGTGAAGTTCTTCGAGAAAGAATTTCTTTTTGTGCCAAATCCACCACAGAATGTGGCGACTCCTATGCTGGCGACCAATGAGGATGGGGCATGGAGTGAAGATGAGGGTGCCGATGAGTGTGCTGTTTGCGTTGAGGGGGAGTTGGAGGCAGTGTCCACCCTCGAGGGGGGGTCTGGTGATGTGGCACAACCCGTGCAACAGTCCGCACATGAGGATGTGTACATTGAGGGGCTGAAGAATACGGTGGGAGAGCAAGGTGTGCGAGTTGACAGCGAGCTAGGGCGAGGAAAACGAGCCAAAACTTCTTCCACACGGTATCGTGATTTTGTTACTCATACTATACGGAAAATAAGTCCATTTGAGAATTATCAGCTACTTCATCTTCCTCAGGTACGCCCTATCCTATAACATACTTTGTGAATTGTGAACGTTTTTCTGTGAGACATAGGAATTTTCTTGCAGCAGTGACAGCAGGACATGAGCCCAAGCATTTTAAAGAAGCAATGAAAGACTCAGGATGGCGAGATACGATGGATAAGGAGATTCTTGCCCTTGAAGCCAATGAGACTTGGGTAATGGAGACTCTTCCACCCGAAAGAAAGCACTTGGGAGCCAGTGGATATATAAAATTAAGTATCAGTCCGATGGTAGCATAGAGCGACTTAAAGCAATACTTGTGATCTTTGGCAATCATTGACTATAACAAGACATTTGCTCCTGTGGCAAAATTGGTGACAGTTCATGTTTTCTTGCCATTGCTGTTGTTAAAAATTGGGAGGTACATCAAATGAATGTGCATAATGTTTTTCTTCACGGTGACTTAAGTGAGGAGGTTTATATGAAGGTCCCTCCAGGTTTCAAAAATACAAATCCTAACATGATTTGCAGGCTGAAAAAGACGTTGTATGGTCAGAAGCAAGCTCCCTAGTGTTGGTTCGCAAAATTGTCAATAGCGTTGAAGAACTATGGATTTGTGCAATCCTATTCCAATTATTCCCTGTTTGGGTTGTGCaggggacgaactcagatcaaCGTGttagtttatgttgatgacttGATTATTGCAGGGAACGATAAGGTTGCCTTGACAATTTTTAAAGATTATCTTGGCAGGTGCTTTCATATGAAAGATTTGGGcgttttgaaatacttcttAGGGCTAGAGGTAGCCCGTAATCCAGACggaatttttatttgtcaaaGAAAATACACATCGACATTAATTCTGAAACAGGTTTATTGGGAGCAAAGCCTGCGGCATTTCCTATGgaacaaaatcacaatttggCCCTTGCTAAGGGCGCAGTCCTTGCGGATCCGGCTCCGTATATGCGACTTGTAGGAAGATTGATTTACATGTCTACGACGAGACCTGATCTTGCATATTCGGTTCATATCTTGTCCCAATTTATGCAGCAACCTCGTGATGATCATTGGGAGGATGCTCTCAGGGTCGTGAGATATTTGAAGAAGAGTCCAGGGCAAGGGATTTTGCTCCGTACTGATAGTGACCTTCATCTAGAAGGGTGGTGTGATTCAGATTGGGCTAGTTGTCCACTTACGTGGCGTTCCTTGACAAGCTGGTTCATGTTACTTGGTGGTTCTCATGTGTCATGGAAGACCAAGAAGCGACAAACAGCGCCTAGATCGTCTGCAAAGGCTGAGTACAGATCCATGACGGCAACATTATGTGAGTTAAAGTGGCTTAAACAACTTTTAGGTGACTTGGGTATGTGACATCCAAAAGTTATGACGTTATATTGTGATAGTCAGTCGGCATTTTACATTGCTCAAAATCCAGTCTTTCATGAAAGAACGAAGCATATAGAGGCTGACTATCATTTTGTTCGAGATGTGGTGACTGAAGGGATGATTTGTCCGTCATATGTTTCCACAAATGTACAATTGGCAGAAATATTTACAAAAGCGTTGGGAAAGCGAAATTAGAGTTTTTACTCCGCAAGTTGGGCGTTCGAGATCTTCACGCTCCAACTTGAGGGAGGGGGGGGGATCTTTTGAACAATATTGGTCAAAAATATATTCCCTTGATTTAGCCTCTGTATTTTAGGTAAATATATCTTTGTGATTAGGAGTATCTTTAGGAGATCAACCGAGCCTTGGAGACAAGGATCTTGGTCAATTTTTTGTAATATATATTCATCATTATTATGAATGAAAGAGACAAAAAACCTGTGGAGAATTTGTCAAGTTTTGACATTTTTAGTCATCTATCTTTAGTTGAATCAAATATTCCCGACAACCAATTTTGGTCTTTCTTTTCATTATCATGTAATTAAATGCCTAATAttattgataaatttttataattacatGGTTAAAAAAACATTCACGTATGTTTAACAAAGTAATTATAACAATATAACTAAATTAGCAATTTCATTATATAATTTTGTGGAAAAAGACTAAAATTTGTTATTAAAACAATCACATGAGTATAATTGATTGAATAAAAGATATAAATGTCACGCCTCAGTACATACAAaattaaaattgatattttgccTAATTTATAATTAGAGGCAAATGGAGGAGATAGAGTACTAGATGTTTGGTCCATGTCTAACAGGTAAGTTTTTGAAGATGGACTATTCCCCAGTTTTCTTCACTAAAGCTATCTCCAATCCACTGCACTACATTGGTGTTATACTAAAATCATCTTCAACCACATTGCACTACATTTTACACTACAATAGAATATTCCAAGAATATTCTTTTTTTCCATATTAATATTTCTgttttatgttaattatttataatttgataatataaagataattaaatattataatttatatattgcAATCAGAATaaatcggacagatttggattatgaatgaattacaaTTTGTTTATTGTTTCgtaatttttgttgttttttgttCGTAATTTGTACCATTTTAAcgtattattaatttaatatgtgttttttttattttttatttttacacttaattaatttctaatcagaatattaaaaattttataattaaaatttcaaaaaatattaattaattaaatattaaacatttatattaaattaatcgaattaaaaactaaaaaaataaaaaaaaattgttctccgccacatgtggagcagcTTGTAGAGTTGTTCCAATCCAGCGCCAGTTTTGGTGTTGGATTGGAGTGAAAAATCATGGCACCACAATGGTGTGGCACCAATGTGGTGCCATGATTGGAGATGGTCTAATGTCAGCAGTTATGACATGCCATTATCCTCGGTATTTCTACACTGATAAAAAAAACCAACATTTTGTACAATAACAGTTGATAGTGCACTGCTGTTTTTTTTGGGCACCTAACCAAATCTTAGTTATGTCATAATTTATAAGGAGTgactctcatgtgagaccgtctcacagattctaatctgtgagacgtgtcaaccctaccgatattcacgataaaaagtagtcaaaaacttgtgtgagacggtctcacgggtcgtatttgtgagacggatatcttatttgggtcatagatgaaaaaatattactttttatgctaatagtattattttttattgtgaatatgggtagagttgacccgtctcactgattaagattcgtgagacggtctcacatgagactcattctaaaaagtaatacttttttatggataacccaaataatagatccgtctcacaaatatgacccgtgagaccgtctcgcacAAGTTATGTCATAATTTATAAATAGAGGCAAATGGAGCAGACAATATTTGATACTCAATCCTTACTTAACagataaatttttgaaaaatgtgaGAATATCTATAATTTTATACTATTAATTAAAGTTAAACCCCCAATActaaatgacaaaaacttgtgtgagacggtctcacggatcatatttgtgagacggaacacttatttgggtcatcaatgaaaaaatattattttttatgttaagaatattactttttattatgaatatgggtagggtcgacccgtctcacagataaagctCTGTCAAATGgtatcacatgagacccactcatacTAAATAGCTTTTGCTATGTTGGTAAAGCTTTTTTATAATTACAAAAATGTCTTGGAACCACTCAATTTCATATTTTACAAATCTTTTTCCATCGTATCTCTTCCTTTCTATCaagtttaattttaaaatatttttaaataaaccactttcttttatttttttttatggatcACACATGTCACGTGTTCCACGATCCACTAGTTTAAATAGTTTGGACTCTATGCATGGCACATAAACTTCGTAGAGAAACAAAAGATACAGCTGTGATTTTCTAATTGTTAAGCTAGAGTCAGAAAACATGCCAGATTCATTGCTTTAATAAGAACATGACGTCTTTAATAGAAAAGCTCTAGAATCATACCTCAATTGCATTGGAAGATGCCTACTGTTGATAAACTCGGCATTTTCACCATAAAATCTATTTTTGTGCAaatttttacattaaaatagtGTGATTTGTGTATCAAATACAGCATCCATCTCCAACCTatttacttcaaatcttacatcaaacaaaatattctcggaatatttcttttatttttaataattaacataaataataaatatttaaaaaaaaaccaataATTAAACATTTActtataaaattaataaataataataattaagtttttatgttaaatattaaattaataaataaaacaaatattattaataattattaaaaacaaataattttattaaaaaaataaaaattattgcaCCAAATTTGGAGCTCCCAACGCCAAATTTGGTACAAGGGAGGGTGAGGCGCTATCTTGGCGCAAAAGATAGCGCTCCCATTGGAGCAATCAACTTTGCACCAAATTAGAGCAGGACAAAATATAGCGCTCCCATTGATGTTCCACCCAAGCCAGTTTGAGCTCTAGCTGACATAAGCAAAGAAAATCAAAAGCTAGGACTAGAATATTTCAGATTTCCCGACTCTACACTTGGCGAAAGTCTTTTCTgatcttttgttttctttttttacGCAATTATAGAATCACTTGTTTAGCTATTCACTTTAGAAGTAGACTTCAGGTTCGAAGAGTTCTGGAAGAAACATGCTTATCAGACAATACTCTACAAGAACTAACAAGTCGTAGGTGTGAATTAATCAAGAAATTTGTCCATTTAAGGCAATGAAACATGACTTACCAAAGGAGGCAAAAAAGGAATAAATGAAAGGAAACGGGGAAGCTCGCTTTCTTGATTTTCCTTTGCGATCCCTAGCTCTGTCCTTTTAATCCTTTGCTGTATTCTAACTTCTAAGTCGACGTACCTATACAAGTTTCAAGCTGGcaataacaaaattttatcaataacaaaaacataagttaaatatgatgaaaattcaaaattttattcttGAACCATGATTAAATAAGATgaattcaattttattttccCTGATATCCTGAAACAATTGAActtgatttaaaaaatttaaaaataataaaaacaaccGGCTTTTACCTACAAGAGGGGAAATGCTAACCTCCTCCATCTGCAAAAAGATTTTATTTCGTCGACTCCGGATATTATCCTGAATTTCCTGTAATTCCATCTTTGCAAAGTCCTGGACTGTCTCCGGTCCTTAAATTATGCAAAATCTGTACCCAAACGCCACTTATCTAATCACAACCCCCATTTCACCAAAAATAGAACATAAAAACCCCTCAATCAACTCGAACCAACACTTTAACGAATAAT
This is a stretch of genomic DNA from Primulina eburnea isolate SZY01 chromosome 11, ASM2296580v1, whole genome shotgun sequence. It encodes these proteins:
- the LOC140805555 gene encoding uncharacterized protein produces the protein MASREGEKKGDGDKKLDMTYHLGSSDGPRYIINPIQLHGENYDEWARAIRTSLKAERKFGFVEGTVPKPTTEEKLEDGITVHSMLVSWLTNTIESSVRSTLGEYDDSQLLWNNLKNRFCVVSGTRVCKLKMSLGECEQGKTETVAIYFGRLSKIWDELITYVKVPICKCGGCTCNIITQVEKMREEDYLHHFLIGLDGSYASIRTNLLGQLELYLGIRQGIRRAGRGPTDEEGDKFASRSCKFIFVGYLFGKKGWKLYDLEMHEYFVSRDVKFFEKEFLFVPNPPQNVATPMLATNEDGAWSEDEGADECAVCVEGELEAVSTLEGGSGDVAQPVQQSAHEDVYIEGLKNTVGEQGVRVDSELGRGKRAKTSSTRNFLAAVTAGHEPKHFKEAMKDSGWRDTMDKEILALEANETWTFAPVAKLVTVHVFLPLLLLKIGRGRTQINVLVYVDDLIIAGNDKVALTIFKDYLGRCFHMKDLGVLKYFLGLEVARLLGAKPAAFPMEQNHNLALAKGAVLADPAPYMRLVGRLIYMSTTRPDLAYSVHILSQFMQQPRDDHWEDALRVVRYLKKSPGQGILLRTDSDLHLEGWCDSDWASCPLTWRSLTSWFMLLGGSHVSWKTKKRQTAPRSSAKAEYRSMTATLCELKWLKQLLGDLGM